In one window of Kitasatospora sp. MMS16-BH015 DNA:
- a CDS encoding NAD(P)/FAD-dependent oxidoreductase — translation MRLHPGLAALQPGRLQPSAGPAPRLVLPRARRPGGALNPAAALPSALETEVCVIGAGPAGSVCAKRLAELGHQVLVVERLSFPRAHVGEALTPASWPLLEVLGVRAAVQAAVRTAGFRAVTETQVSWVDRRPRTVRLPPGAPGLTVCRARFDQLLLAAARSAGALVLQPATARRPRRTAAGWEVPLRAGGAQATLRARFLVDASGRGFALGGVKQPSGPRLLALHGRWQGVPEQGPAGRVAAGPDAWCWGALLPDGDFRAMAFTDPATLRRSGRAALEHLYRGLIADSGLLAGLPAAHPVGGVSVCDASSYADPAPVTTDSIKIGEAAFAIDPLSSSGVDKALQTAMAAAITVHTLLTSRQDPYIAMDFYLRSQQQAVRQHADWAAHHYHEHRLHRSRPFWQHRARVPPEPPAVPSSQLSPDRHLRLVPSAILTALPCAVGDRVELRRALTHPNLPRPVAYLDGIELAPLIDLLVDPRRPAELVRLWSRHLTVDRAVTLVDRLHRLGVLDHA, via the coding sequence CTGCGACTACATCCGGGGCTGGCTGCACTACAGCCTGGGCGCCTACAGCCGTCTGCTGGCCCGGCGCCCCGACTGGTTCTCCCCCGTGCCCGCCGCCCGGGTGGAGCGCTGAACCCCGCGGCGGCGCTCCCCTCCGCGCTGGAGACGGAGGTCTGCGTCATCGGCGCCGGTCCGGCCGGGTCCGTCTGCGCCAAGCGGCTGGCCGAGCTCGGCCACCAGGTCCTGGTGGTGGAGCGGCTCAGCTTCCCCCGCGCGCACGTCGGCGAGGCGCTCACCCCGGCGAGCTGGCCGCTGCTCGAGGTGCTCGGGGTCCGGGCGGCCGTGCAGGCCGCCGTGCGGACGGCCGGCTTCCGTGCCGTCACCGAGACGCAGGTGAGCTGGGTCGACCGCCGCCCCCGCACGGTCCGGCTGCCGCCGGGCGCGCCCGGCCTGACGGTGTGCCGGGCCCGCTTCGACCAGCTCCTGCTGGCGGCGGCCCGGTCGGCGGGCGCGCTGGTGCTCCAGCCGGCGACCGCGCGCAGGCCGCGCCGCACGGCCGCCGGCTGGGAGGTGCCGCTGCGCGCGGGCGGTGCCCAGGCCACCCTCCGGGCCCGGTTCCTGGTGGACGCGAGCGGGCGCGGCTTCGCCCTCGGCGGGGTCAAGCAGCCGAGCGGGCCCCGGCTACTGGCCCTGCACGGCCGCTGGCAAGGCGTGCCCGAGCAGGGCCCGGCCGGCCGGGTGGCGGCGGGGCCGGACGCCTGGTGCTGGGGTGCCCTGCTGCCCGACGGCGACTTCCGGGCGATGGCCTTCACCGATCCGGCCACCCTCCGCCGCTCGGGCCGCGCCGCCCTGGAGCACCTCTATCGCGGACTGATCGCGGACTCCGGCCTGTTGGCCGGTCTCCCCGCCGCCCACCCGGTCGGCGGCGTCTCCGTCTGCGACGCCTCCAGCTACGCCGATCCGGCCCCCGTCACGACCGACAGCATCAAGATCGGGGAGGCGGCTTTCGCCATCGACCCGCTCTCCTCCTCCGGCGTGGACAAGGCCCTGCAGACCGCGATGGCGGCCGCCATCACCGTCCACACCCTCCTGACTTCCCGTCAGGACCCGTACATCGCCATGGACTTCTACCTCCGGAGCCAGCAGCAGGCGGTCCGGCAGCACGCCGACTGGGCGGCGCACCACTACCACGAGCACCGACTCCACCGGTCCCGCCCGTTCTGGCAGCACCGCGCCCGCGTACCCCCCGAGCCCCCGGCCGTCCCGTCCTCCCAGCTCTCCCCGGACCGCCACCTCCGGCTCGTACCGAGCGCCATCCTCACCGCGCTCCCCTGCGCCGTGGGCGACCGAGTGGAGCTACGCCGAGCCCTGACCCACCCCAACCTCCCCCGCCCGGTCGCCTACCTGGACGGAATCGAACTGGCCCCTCTGATCGACCTGCTGGTCGACCCCCGCCGCCCGGCCGAGCTGGTCCGGCTCTGGAGCCGCCACCTCACCGTCGACCGGGCGGTCACCCTGGTCGACCGCCTGCACCGACTCGGGGTACTCGACCACGCCTGA
- a CDS encoding helix-turn-helix domain-containing protein, whose translation MTGGLGEGAGRSALRRVVEGMRADPEVLAEVVAAARTASDPVAALPEPEVRRHIAALLGVVSAAFVDGSGLSRQHAELVARLATDRAAQGVSLGALLDGFLAGRTAALRIIAARLDLADVTSTVLFESLIELDAYVGELQNQLVAAYREAAASLAGSRSARLLALRAVLVHGAVEQLAAAGLAADGVYHCAVAESGDPVQVRRAAAELTPRGGVSGLVEGRLCVVAPRGVVAPRGVVAPRGRPAGDLAADVLLVTAPAVPAGRLPAAYRLCRAALDAGRRRGRTGRAGLAELAVVVAVDAVPGMGELLAVELLAALDPGNATHRLLAETAAAHLDHGGRLASTARALHVHPNTVKHRLRRFAEATGCDPARFGAGPGRFADTACWRWALEHWLG comes from the coding sequence GTGACGGGAGGATTGGGCGAGGGGGCCGGTCGGTCGGCGCTGCGACGGGTGGTCGAGGGGATGCGGGCCGACCCCGAGGTGCTGGCGGAGGTCGTCGCCGCCGCCCGGACCGCCTCGGACCCGGTGGCCGCGCTGCCCGAGCCGGAGGTCCGACGCCACATCGCCGCGCTGCTCGGGGTGGTGTCCGCCGCGTTCGTCGACGGCTCCGGACTCTCCCGGCAGCACGCCGAGTTGGTCGCCCGGCTGGCCACTGACCGGGCGGCGCAAGGGGTTTCGCTGGGCGCGCTGCTCGACGGCTTCCTGGCCGGGCGGACCGCCGCGCTGCGGATCATCGCGGCCCGGCTGGATCTCGCCGACGTGACGTCGACGGTGCTCTTCGAGTCACTGATCGAACTCGACGCCTACGTCGGCGAGTTGCAGAACCAGCTGGTCGCCGCCTACCGGGAGGCGGCCGCCAGTCTGGCCGGCAGCCGCTCCGCACGGCTGCTGGCCCTGCGCGCCGTGCTGGTGCACGGCGCGGTCGAGCAGTTGGCTGCGGCCGGGCTCGCCGCGGACGGCGTGTACCACTGTGCGGTCGCCGAGTCGGGCGATCCGGTGCAGGTGCGCCGGGCCGCCGCCGAGCTGACTCCGCGCGGCGGCGTGTCGGGGCTGGTGGAGGGCCGGCTGTGCGTGGTGGCGCCGCGCGGTGTGGTGGCGCCGCGCGGTGTGGTGGCGCCGCGCGGCCGGCCGGCGGGCGACCTGGCGGCGGACGTGCTGCTGGTGACCGCTCCGGCCGTCCCCGCCGGTCGCCTGCCCGCCGCCTACCGGCTCTGCCGGGCCGCGCTGGATGCCGGTCGGCGGCGTGGACGCACCGGCCGGGCCGGGCTCGCCGAGCTGGCCGTGGTGGTCGCCGTGGACGCCGTGCCGGGGATGGGTGAGCTCCTTGCCGTCGAGCTGCTGGCCGCGCTGGACCCGGGGAACGCCACCCACCGCCTGCTCGCCGAGACCGCCGCGGCCCACCTCGACCACGGTGGCCGGCTCGCGTCGACCGCCCGGGCCCTCCACGTGCACCCGAACACCGTCAAGCACCGGCTGCGGCGATTCGCCGAGGCCACCGGCTGCGATCCCGCCCGTTTCGGTGCCGGCCCAGGCCGGTTCGCCGACACCGCCTGCTGGCGCTGGGCGTTGGAGCACTGGCTCGGCTGA
- a CDS encoding quinone oxidoreductase, translating to MRAIQVYEVGGPEVLREAEVDQPRPGAGEAVVEVTASGVNFLDVYHREGRYSRPLPFTPGAEGAGTVVEVGPGVTEVAVGDRVGWVEIPGTYAERAVVDSSRLVPLPEDIDFETAAAVLLQGMTAHYLVKDAYPVQAGDTVLVHAAAGGMGLLLTQLVTRLGGRVIGTTSTTAKAELAKRAGAAEVILSSAVEDLAAEVRRLNGGQGLPVVFDGVGAHTFDASLASLRARGHLVLFGAASGAVPPFDPMRLAHGGSLTLIRPSLGDFIADRSELLRRAADVFEWVRSKALEVTVTGRYALSEAARAHSDLEARRTTGKLLLVPGAAPVGRPEETQS from the coding sequence ATGCGAGCGATTCAGGTGTACGAAGTGGGCGGTCCCGAGGTGCTGCGGGAGGCCGAGGTGGACCAGCCCCGGCCGGGGGCGGGCGAGGCGGTCGTGGAGGTCACCGCATCCGGGGTCAACTTCCTCGACGTCTACCACCGCGAAGGCCGGTACAGCCGCCCGCTGCCCTTCACCCCGGGCGCCGAGGGCGCCGGCACGGTCGTCGAGGTCGGACCCGGCGTCACCGAGGTCGCCGTCGGGGACCGGGTCGGTTGGGTGGAGATTCCCGGCACGTATGCCGAGCGGGCCGTCGTGGACTCCTCCCGGCTGGTGCCGCTACCCGAGGACATCGACTTCGAGACGGCCGCCGCCGTACTCCTCCAGGGCATGACCGCGCACTATCTCGTCAAGGACGCCTACCCGGTGCAGGCGGGTGACACGGTGCTCGTCCATGCGGCCGCCGGTGGCATGGGCCTGCTGCTGACCCAGCTCGTCACCCGTCTCGGCGGCAGGGTGATCGGCACGACCTCGACCACGGCGAAGGCCGAGCTGGCGAAGCGTGCCGGGGCTGCCGAGGTGATCCTCTCCTCCGCGGTCGAGGATCTCGCGGCCGAGGTGAGGCGGCTCAACGGCGGTCAGGGGCTGCCGGTGGTCTTCGACGGCGTCGGCGCGCACACCTTCGATGCGAGCCTGGCCAGCCTGCGGGCCCGCGGCCATCTCGTGCTCTTCGGCGCGGCGAGCGGTGCCGTGCCGCCGTTCGATCCGATGCGGCTCGCCCACGGCGGTTCGCTGACCCTGATCCGGCCCAGCCTCGGGGACTTCATCGCCGACCGGTCCGAGCTGCTCCGACGGGCCGCCGATGTGTTCGAGTGGGTGCGCTCCAAGGCGCTCGAGGTCACCGTGACGGGCCGCTACGCACTGTCCGAGGCCGCCCGGGCCCACAGCGATCTGGAGGCCCGGCGCACCACCGGCAAGCTGCTCCTCGTACCCGGTGCGGCCCCCGTCGGACGCCCCGAGGAGACGCAGAGCTGA
- a CDS encoding YncE family protein, whose translation MGARLLHGSVALATLAGALVASATAHAGTADLRGVVLVGNSQSGTVSFLDSRTFAVLGTFDVIPDLQQRLAEMDLIQRAGYAAVKQQEGGDRFVDDVALSPDGRILYVSRGNLDDTAAFDLTSRQELWHTRLAGFHADHAALSPDGTRWVVSATTANEAQVFDTATGAVVGSFPTGTYPHQNDFTPDGRYIYNSSIGVIMFPQALEWMKGGFQLTKVDARSLNVVQTWSFPHGIRPNVLAADGTTFYAQQSYFNGFVKYDLNSSKITDTVPMPFSPAGRALSPDNYPKNSAHHGLALSGDQSRLCDVGTIDDYTALVETTGLTTVGRVDYPAGSLPYWAVSAGPANRYCFVSLSQAGQVSVVDYASGQELARVPVGVFPQRERAAQLAGDALTALSR comes from the coding sequence ATGGGCGCACGTCTGCTGCACGGCTCGGTCGCGCTGGCGACCCTGGCCGGCGCCCTGGTGGCGAGCGCCACCGCGCACGCCGGTACGGCCGACCTACGCGGCGTGGTACTGGTCGGCAACAGCCAGTCCGGCACCGTCTCCTTCCTGGACTCCCGGACCTTCGCCGTGCTCGGCACCTTCGACGTGATCCCGGACCTGCAGCAGCGGCTCGCCGAGATGGACCTGATCCAGCGGGCCGGCTACGCGGCCGTCAAGCAGCAGGAGGGCGGCGACCGGTTCGTGGACGACGTCGCGCTGTCTCCTGACGGCCGGATCCTCTACGTGTCGCGCGGCAACCTGGACGACACCGCCGCCTTCGACCTGACGTCCCGTCAGGAGCTGTGGCACACCCGGTTGGCCGGCTTCCACGCCGACCACGCCGCGCTGTCCCCGGACGGCACCCGCTGGGTGGTGTCGGCCACCACCGCCAACGAGGCCCAGGTGTTCGACACGGCCACCGGCGCGGTGGTGGGCAGCTTCCCGACCGGCACGTACCCGCACCAGAACGACTTCACCCCGGACGGCAGGTACATCTACAACTCCAGCATCGGCGTGATCATGTTCCCGCAGGCGCTGGAGTGGATGAAGGGAGGCTTCCAGCTGACCAAGGTGGACGCCCGAAGCCTGAACGTGGTGCAGACCTGGTCGTTCCCGCACGGCATCCGGCCCAACGTGCTGGCCGCCGACGGCACCACCTTCTACGCCCAGCAGTCCTACTTCAACGGCTTCGTCAAGTACGACCTGAACAGCTCGAAGATCACCGACACCGTGCCGATGCCGTTCAGTCCCGCCGGCCGCGCCCTGAGCCCGGACAACTACCCGAAGAACTCCGCGCACCACGGCCTGGCACTCTCCGGAGACCAGAGCCGGCTCTGCGACGTCGGCACCATCGACGACTACACCGCGCTGGTCGAGACCACCGGTCTCACCACGGTGGGCCGCGTCGACTACCCGGCCGGCAGTCTGCCGTACTGGGCGGTGAGCGCCGGGCCGGCCAACCGCTACTGCTTCGTCTCGCTCAGCCAGGCCGGTCAGGTCTCGGTGGTGGACTACGCGAGTGGACAGGAGCTGGCCCGGGTACCGGTGGGAGTGTTCCCGCAACGCGAGCGGGCCGCCCAACTGGCCGGGGACGCGCTGACCGCGCTGTCCCGGTAG
- a CDS encoding ferritin-like domain-containing protein, with protein sequence MRSRITRHLDSVLPILLVGVPAGVAADEVAEPGAPPPEFNWRDYTVMLLHISAEIEHSLMVQYLFAAYSLGGPQVPLEHQAKVRKWQEIVLGIAKEEMGHFLTVQNLLASLGAPLNLDREDYPWGTEFYPFPFTLRRLTQASLATYVCAESPADWSGPEAERIKQQAGCAAGQDVNQVGALYRRLAAILADKERIPDTAFQAATLPYQASWDEWGRGYTRGERGQDSGNVPDAKAAELLILGVHSRDSALLALIRIKEHVGRKVLCEFTRTAAPTPVPIPTEKDGLEAVELLVDPLFARSGALDGGGPGGGPSPVLDEHMVRPGELTWGLCSPWQNDYRECACYYWAASRPDFVNVETDDQGTSVGNSWLAKEREPREYVLDDRTDSRLLSYDDLFRDWQGKLGFVIDGRDHIPDDASEPGPEQE encoded by the coding sequence ATGCGGTCGAGGATCACCAGGCACCTGGACTCCGTCCTGCCGATACTGCTGGTGGGCGTGCCGGCGGGGGTCGCGGCCGACGAGGTGGCGGAGCCGGGTGCCCCGCCGCCGGAGTTCAACTGGCGCGACTACACGGTGATGCTGCTGCACATCTCCGCGGAGATCGAACACTCCCTGATGGTGCAGTACCTGTTCGCCGCGTACTCGCTCGGCGGTCCGCAGGTGCCGCTGGAGCACCAGGCCAAGGTCCGCAAGTGGCAGGAGATCGTCCTCGGCATCGCCAAGGAGGAGATGGGCCACTTCCTGACGGTGCAGAACCTGCTCGCCTCCCTCGGCGCGCCGCTCAACCTCGACCGCGAGGACTACCCCTGGGGCACCGAGTTCTACCCGTTCCCTTTCACCCTGCGGCGCCTGACGCAGGCTTCGCTGGCCACCTACGTCTGCGCCGAGAGCCCCGCCGACTGGAGCGGCCCGGAGGCGGAGCGGATCAAGCAACAGGCCGGCTGCGCCGCCGGGCAGGACGTCAACCAGGTCGGTGCGCTCTACCGCCGGCTGGCCGCGATCCTGGCCGACAAGGAGCGGATCCCGGACACCGCGTTCCAGGCCGCGACCCTGCCGTACCAGGCCTCCTGGGACGAGTGGGGGCGCGGCTACACCCGGGGCGAGCGCGGGCAGGATTCGGGCAACGTGCCCGACGCCAAGGCCGCCGAGCTGCTGATCCTGGGGGTCCACTCGCGGGATTCGGCCCTGCTGGCGCTGATCCGGATCAAGGAGCACGTCGGCCGCAAGGTGCTCTGCGAGTTCACCAGGACCGCGGCCCCCACCCCGGTGCCGATCCCGACGGAGAAGGACGGGCTGGAGGCGGTCGAGCTGCTGGTCGACCCGCTGTTCGCCCGCAGCGGCGCGCTTGACGGCGGCGGGCCCGGCGGCGGGCCCAGCCCGGTACTGGACGAACACATGGTCCGCCCGGGCGAGCTGACCTGGGGCCTCTGCTCCCCCTGGCAGAACGACTACCGCGAATGCGCCTGCTACTACTGGGCCGCCAGCCGACCCGACTTCGTCAACGTCGAGACCGACGACCAGGGCACCAGCGTCGGCAACAGCTGGCTGGCCAAAGAGCGCGAGCCCAGGGAGTACGTGCTCGACGACCGCACCGACTCGCGGCTGCTCTCCTACGACGACCTCTTCCGCGACTGGCAGGGGAAGTTGGGCTTCGTCATCGACGGCCGCGACCACATCCCGGACGACGCCTCGGAGCCCGGGCCGGAGCAGGAGTGA
- a CDS encoding carbohydrate ABC transporter permease codes for MPAAPKKYLVTALAWLLAALFLAPYLEMVITAVRPADELRDNGYLPRHFAWHNFVAVWTDTTIGTNLKVSLLVAGGSTLLTLLVALPAAYYTARMKFRGRTAYLLLVLVTQMFQPTALQVGLAREFSSLDMMDSDLTLILANSAFSLAFAVWILSAYISSIPAELEEAAMIDGTGRVGALFKVTLPLALPGVVTCVIFTFITAWNEFVMGLILVNSPSKQPLTVGIDAMIGAYHPQWNYMFAASLVAIVPVVILFAAIERHVVAGLTAGSVK; via the coding sequence ATGCCCGCAGCCCCGAAGAAGTACCTCGTCACCGCGCTGGCCTGGCTGCTCGCCGCGCTCTTCCTCGCCCCGTACCTGGAGATGGTGATCACCGCGGTCCGCCCGGCGGACGAGCTGCGCGACAACGGCTACCTGCCCCGGCACTTCGCCTGGCACAACTTCGTCGCGGTCTGGACCGACACCACCATCGGCACCAACCTCAAGGTCTCCCTGCTGGTGGCCGGCGGCTCCACCCTGCTGACCCTGCTGGTCGCGCTGCCCGCCGCGTACTACACCGCCCGAATGAAGTTCCGCGGCCGCACCGCGTACCTGCTGCTGGTCCTGGTCACCCAGATGTTCCAGCCCACCGCCCTCCAGGTCGGCCTGGCCAGGGAGTTCAGCTCGCTGGACATGATGGACTCCGACCTCACCCTGATCCTGGCCAACTCCGCCTTCAGCCTGGCCTTCGCGGTCTGGATCCTCTCCGCCTACATCTCCTCCATCCCGGCCGAGCTGGAGGAGGCCGCGATGATCGACGGCACCGGCCGGGTCGGCGCCCTCTTCAAGGTGACCCTCCCGCTCGCCCTCCCGGGCGTGGTGACCTGCGTGATCTTCACCTTCATCACGGCCTGGAACGAGTTCGTGATGGGCCTGATCCTGGTCAACTCCCCCTCCAAGCAGCCCCTCACCGTCGGCATCGACGCCATGATCGGCGCCTACCACCCGCAGTGGAACTACATGTTCGCCGCCTCCCTGGTCGCCATCGTCCCCGTCGTCATCCTCTTCGCCGCCATCGAACGCCACGTGGTCGCCGGCCTCACCGCCGGCTCCGTCAAGTAG
- a CDS encoding chlorophyllase: MSASAHTAPVLSYSPVVLPVPGRPVDLQVRVTAPVSGTGLPVILLSHGHGPSHHLSSLNGYAPLADSWAAQGFVVLQPTHLTSRSLSHLVADAPGAPDFWRSRAEDMSHLLDRLDVIERTVPGLAGRIDHTKTALAGHSLGGFTAALLLGAGLDDPATGKVVHLREPRIKAGVLLAAPGRGGDAFNGPVARLWPIIGAVDFSTMTTPALVVAGEKDDPRHFTDLGPDWHADPYTLAPGPKSLLTLFEAEHGLGGIAGYDAAETTDENPERVAALGRLTAAYLRSRLHPGDPAWQTACEALGADPSPIGRVEAK; the protein is encoded by the coding sequence ATGAGCGCATCCGCCCACACCGCACCCGTCCTGTCCTACAGCCCGGTGGTCCTGCCCGTACCCGGACGCCCCGTGGACCTGCAGGTCCGCGTCACCGCTCCCGTGTCCGGCACCGGTCTGCCCGTCATCCTGCTCTCCCACGGCCACGGCCCCTCGCACCACCTCTCCTCGCTGAACGGCTACGCACCGCTCGCCGACTCCTGGGCGGCCCAGGGATTCGTCGTCCTCCAACCCACCCACCTCACCTCCCGGAGCCTGAGCCACCTGGTCGCCGACGCCCCCGGCGCACCGGACTTCTGGCGCTCCCGCGCCGAGGACATGAGCCACCTCCTCGACCGGCTCGACGTGATCGAGCGCACCGTGCCGGGGCTCGCCGGACGGATCGACCACACCAAGACCGCCCTCGCCGGACACTCCCTCGGCGGCTTCACCGCGGCCCTCCTGCTGGGCGCCGGCCTCGACGACCCCGCCACCGGGAAGGTGGTGCACCTGCGCGAGCCGCGGATCAAGGCGGGCGTGCTGCTCGCCGCGCCCGGCAGGGGCGGTGACGCCTTCAACGGGCCCGTGGCCCGGCTCTGGCCGATCATCGGAGCCGTCGACTTCTCCACCATGACCACGCCCGCCCTGGTCGTCGCGGGCGAGAAGGACGACCCCCGGCACTTCACCGACCTGGGCCCGGACTGGCACGCCGACCCCTACACCCTCGCCCCCGGCCCGAAGTCCCTGCTCACCCTCTTCGAGGCGGAGCACGGTCTCGGCGGCATCGCCGGATACGACGCCGCCGAGACCACCGACGAGAACCCCGAACGGGTCGCCGCCCTCGGGCGGCTCACCGCCGCCTACCTCCGCAGCCGGCTCCACCCCGGCGACCCGGCCTGGCAGACCGCGTGCGAGGCGCTCGGCGCCGACCCCAGCCCGATCGGACGGGTCGAAGCGAAGTAG
- a CDS encoding radical SAM/SPASM domain-containing protein, giving the protein MDQPLAAATARELFRLSAPASPDLHLLRTEVGHHLLTVNGSRVFDVDEPTYRALDDARHGVDPTVLTRLLDGLGLGTPPLIDDTPLPPPPVRALSLSVAQKCNLGCTYCYAQQGNFGGPDKSMPADAALAAVDLLFRSAAPGERVNLSFLGGEPLINRQVIRTATERAVRLSADTGVPVTFSLTTNGTLVTPEDSEFFEQHAFAVTVSLDGGPAQHDLLRPYRGGRGSYETVLAKVQPLLAAQRRMQVSARVTVTPRNLRLRETLDAFVGLGFHSVGFSPLLNSPTGREELSLPELEVMLGEMTACGEEFERQVVAGRRYPFANLVNALREIHQGTHRPYPCGAGAGYLGVSADGELAACHRFVGDREGAMGDLARGVDPKRQLAWLSERHVHRQSPCQGCWARYLCGGGCHHEVISRGRPACDYIRGWLHYSLGAYSRLLARRPDWFSPVPAARVER; this is encoded by the coding sequence ATGGACCAGCCCCTCGCCGCGGCCACCGCCCGGGAGCTGTTCCGGCTCTCCGCGCCCGCCTCCCCCGACCTCCACCTGCTGCGGACCGAGGTCGGCCACCACCTGCTGACGGTGAACGGCAGCCGGGTCTTCGACGTGGACGAGCCGACCTACCGCGCCCTCGACGACGCCCGGCACGGCGTCGACCCCACCGTCCTCACCCGGCTGCTGGACGGCCTGGGCCTGGGCACCCCTCCGTTGATCGACGACACCCCGCTCCCGCCACCGCCCGTCCGGGCACTCTCGCTCTCGGTCGCGCAGAAGTGCAACCTCGGCTGCACCTACTGCTACGCCCAGCAGGGCAACTTCGGCGGCCCCGACAAGAGCATGCCGGCGGACGCCGCGCTGGCCGCCGTCGACCTGCTCTTCCGGAGCGCCGCGCCGGGCGAGCGGGTGAACCTCTCCTTCCTCGGCGGCGAGCCGTTGATCAACCGTCAGGTGATCCGCACCGCCACCGAGCGGGCAGTCCGCCTCTCCGCCGACACCGGGGTGCCGGTCACCTTCTCACTGACCACCAACGGCACCCTGGTCACCCCCGAGGACAGCGAGTTCTTCGAGCAGCACGCCTTCGCGGTGACGGTCAGCCTGGACGGCGGGCCGGCGCAGCACGACCTGCTGCGCCCGTACCGGGGCGGCCGGGGCAGCTATGAGACGGTGCTGGCCAAGGTGCAGCCGCTGTTGGCGGCGCAGCGCCGGATGCAGGTCTCCGCCCGGGTGACAGTGACGCCGAGGAACCTCCGGCTGCGGGAGACCCTGGACGCCTTCGTCGGGCTCGGCTTCCACAGCGTCGGCTTCTCCCCGCTGCTCAACTCGCCGACCGGGCGGGAGGAGCTGTCGCTGCCGGAGCTGGAGGTGATGCTCGGGGAGATGACGGCCTGCGGCGAGGAGTTCGAGCGCCAGGTCGTCGCGGGCCGGCGCTACCCGTTCGCCAACCTGGTCAACGCGCTGCGCGAGATCCACCAGGGCACCCACCGGCCGTACCCGTGCGGCGCGGGCGCCGGCTACCTGGGCGTCTCCGCCGACGGCGAGCTGGCCGCCTGCCACCGCTTCGTCGGCGACCGGGAGGGCGCCATGGGCGACCTCGCCCGCGGGGTGGATCCGAAGCGGCAGCTGGCCTGGCTGAGCGAGCGCCACGTGCACCGGCAGTCCCCCTGCCAGGGGTGCTGGGCCCGCTACCTGTGCGGCGGCGGCTGCCACCACGAGGTGATCAGCCGCGGCCGGCCGGCCTGCGACTACATCCGGGGCTGGCTGCACTACAGCCTGGGCGCCTACAGCCGTCTGCTGGCCCGGCGCCCCGACTGGTTCTCCCCCGTGCCCGCCGCCCGGGTGGAGCGCTGA
- a CDS encoding TetR/AcrR family transcriptional regulator, whose amino-acid sequence MSSESPAGKASARSRRVDAVRNEQALLAAAAEVFVASGVDAPIRQIAAKAGVGTGTIYRHFPTRADLVTAVYRHQIEECAEAGPELLAGAASPFIALRQWIDLFADFLVTKHGLADAMQSDSNGFAALHGYFLDRLLPVCGRLLDAAVDAGEIRAGIQPYELMRGIGNLCIGGGDPQYEPRRLIDLLLCGLQRRPSE is encoded by the coding sequence GTGTCCAGTGAGAGCCCCGCGGGGAAGGCGTCGGCCCGAAGCAGGCGGGTCGACGCGGTCCGCAATGAGCAGGCGCTGCTCGCGGCCGCCGCCGAGGTGTTCGTGGCCTCCGGCGTCGACGCGCCGATCCGCCAGATCGCGGCCAAGGCGGGGGTGGGGACGGGAACGATCTACCGGCACTTCCCGACCCGGGCCGATCTCGTCACGGCCGTCTACCGCCACCAGATCGAGGAGTGCGCGGAGGCGGGGCCGGAGCTGCTGGCCGGCGCCGCCTCCCCGTTCATCGCGCTGCGCCAGTGGATCGACCTCTTCGCCGACTTCCTGGTCACCAAGCACGGACTGGCCGATGCGATGCAGTCGGACAGCAACGGCTTCGCCGCGCTGCACGGCTACTTCCTCGACCGGCTGCTGCCGGTCTGCGGGCGGCTGCTCGACGCCGCGGTCGATGCCGGTGAGATCAGGGCCGGCATCCAGCCCTACGAACTGATGCGCGGCATCGGCAACCTGTGCATCGGCGGCGGAGACCCGCAGTACGAGCCACGGCGCCTGATCGACCTGCTCCTCTGCGGACTGCAGCGCCGCCCGTCGGAGTGA